Genomic DNA from Suncus etruscus isolate mSunEtr1 chromosome 13, mSunEtr1.pri.cur, whole genome shotgun sequence:
GCTTCCTGGAGACGGGGTGCTGGTGTTGAAGAAGGAGTCAAGAGTTTCCTGGTCTCTTTCTGGCCTCAGAAAGGGATAGCTGCTAGTCTCCTATCCTGGGGCAGTGCTGGGCATGACAAAGCTCTTGGGAACCCTGGGGAATGCAGTGCCTTCGGGCAATGCAGGGGCGCTGATTGGattgagagaggagggaagaggcaTCAGTGGAGGATGTGGGGTGTAGTCTCCGGCCAGCCAGAGCATCTGTGACCTGAGAGGGGCTCATGAGGAGCCTGAGCTTCCATAGGAAGGGACAGTGGGGCCAGCCAGGCTCCAGATCTCCCCCTCTCTGCCCAGGCCCTGGGGTCATGagatctgtctttttctttctttttctttctcttttgttctttctttcgttctttctttctttctttctctctctctctctctctctctctctctctctcctctctctctctctttctttctttctctttttctttcttactttttttttacaaaacatttatttcggttttggggccatacctggtggcactcaggggttactcctggctctgtgctcagaaatctctcctggcaggcttggggaccatgtgggatgccgggaatcaaatctggatctgCCCCGGGTCAGCCTATgcaagccttaccactgtgctatggctctggcccctctttttatttttttcccttttggttcccaccacacccagaagtgtcaggattgattcctggctcTTCCTAGCAGTTCTGGGGTTGGAACCTGTGCATGCCAATGTACTTGCTCTGATCCTAGAGATCCATTTTATGGGTGGAGAAATTGAGGCTTAGAGCGAAGAATTAGCACTAAAGAGAGGCCTTGAGATCCAAATTTGGCAGCTCAGGAGGCGAGGGATGTCAGGCACTAACCTGGGGCTGCTGCAGAGAGCCCTGGATCTGGAGTCTATAGAAAAGACCAGCGCTGGGGCTGGAGTTGTCTGTGGGAGAGATGTGAGTCACTTTCCCTGTGACCCTGGATTGCAGACAAAGGCGGGAAGGGAATTGTTCTCCTAGGAAAGGCCCGGgaggagaccccccccccaatcctccCCAGGCTCAGACTTTGCTAACGGCCCCACACACTCCTGCTTGGGGGGACACTGTTGGGTAGAGTTGGGTGAAAGTCTGCACCCGGCACCTTCATGTGTCTTGGTTCTGTCCCATCTAAGCCCACCTGGAtcctgggaccccccccccctccccacacacacacagggaggACCCGGGGAGGACCGGGAGCAGGCACAGGGGGCGGTTCTGGGTCATGCTGGCTGttcttattcctttctttttccatgAGTCACATTTCTAAAAGTGGCCCAGGAGCAGAGGGGCCCAGTGTTCAGAGAGGGAAGGGCCAGGGTTGGAGTCAGGACCTGGTGGGAGACAGACAGAGCGATAGACAGAGGTGGCAGTGGCAGGGAGACAGAGAAGGCAGAAACAAGACCTTCCCAGCTTTGGGAGTttgatttagtttgtttttgtttgggggtggtgcctcagggcttactcctaactctgctcagcAGTCAGTCCCGTTGAGCCTCGGGAGACCCTCTGAGGTGCAGGGTTCGAACCCAGGAATGCTATGTGCGAGGCAAGTGCTCTTCTCATGGCACTCCTGCCCTGGCAGGACAGCCTGGGACTTTTAAAAACAGGAGGGAATGGCGTGGAATGTTCTGGACTTAAAGGAGCCAGTCCCAGCTGGGCTCTCCTTTATTGCTTGGTGTCCCCTGGCCTTGGTACTCCAAGGGGTGCCCTGGCCCGATGTAGTTGTACTGACACCCCACTGGCACCGTACCCACAGATGCACATATCCAGGAGCTGAGCTGCAATAGCCAGTGAGCAGGGGACTGGCCTAGGGAGTCTCTGAAGGTGTCAGGGAGGGTGTGTTCTGCTCACTTCTGCCTCCCCTCTCCCCTGCAGCTGGCTGGAGGTGTGAACTCAGGCCAGGGCCTGGGCATCGAGATCATTGCCACCCTGCAGCTGGTGCTATGCGTGCTGGCCACCACAGACCGAAGACGCCGTGACCTTGGGGGCTCTGGGCCCCTCGCCATTGGCCTTTCTGTAGCCCTGGGACACCTGCTGGCAGTGAGTAGAGCTCCTGGGTGTGGGATTGGGTTGGGGAAAGTGGGCACAGGGTCCTGGCACTGGGTGGGAACTGGGCTTGACCGATACGTTTCTTCCCATCTCCTCCAGATTGACTACACAGGCTGTGGCATCAACCCTGCACGCTCTTTCGGTTCCTCGGTGATCACGCACAACTTTAGCAACCACTGGGTAAGGCTGCCAGGAGCTGTGGCCTGACTCTCCTCTTCTGGGAACTGGGGGACAGCAGAAACAGGGGAGATGAAGCCCTGAGCTGGAGATGCAGAGGTCAGGACATCCTCAGGACCTGCTTTGCTGCTGGGTCCAGCCGCAGCTCTTCATTTGCAATTTGGATGCCCAGGACAGTGATTTGTGGGCCCTTTCAGTGAAGTGGGAAGCAGGGTCCAGGGGCCTCCCTCCCTGTGAGCAAGGCCCGGTCAGGGTCAGTGCTCAGCAGGCTATGCTGCTGGTACCTCTGCTCAATTGCTGCTGCTGGTTCATCACACAAGGCTCTTGTCTGCTTCTTGCACAGGGTGGGGCAGTGAGCAGGTGCTGGGGGTCCCACCTATGCCAGCCTGTTTCAGCCCTCTGTGGGTCCCCAGGCTGTGCTAAGCAAGACACCGCTAACAGGTGTTGAGAGGCACAGGACAGAAATTATGTAGGAGAAAGGTCCAGTGCTGGGCTTGCGGTTCATGGTATGGCTTTCTGAGAGTGGGGCTGGAATTAGCTTGTTGGGGTTCAGCCATGAGTGGGGCAGCGAGGAGACCTGAGGCAGTGGGGGGAAACCCCAGACAGGACCCTCTGAGCTGCCTGATGCTTCCTTCCAGATTTTCTGGGTGGGCCCATTCATCGGCAGTGCTCTGGCTGTTCTCATCTACGACTTCATCCTGGCTCCGCGCAGCAGCGACCTCACAGACCGCATGAAGGTGTGGACCAGCGGCCAGGTGGAGGAGTATGACCTGGATGCCGACGACGTCAACTCCAGGGTGGAAATGAAGCCCAAATAGGGGTGCTGGGGAGCTGGGGCAGGGGGGGCCGGGGTGGGCGGAGGGGCTGGGCTGACGTACCCGTCATATCGCAGATACTCTGGCAATCAAAGTCACTTCCCCACGTGCACTTGCGCCCCGTCGGGGCTGtttctaacacttttttttttctctttctctgcttcTGGGCCTTCCTGCCTTCCGGGGGCTGGGGGGCACCCAGAGGGTTGGTCATCTGCTTCAGGGAGGTGAC
This window encodes:
- the AQP1 gene encoding aquaporin-1; translation: MASEFKKKLFWRAVVAEFLAMILFIVISIGSALGFQYPLKNNQTSGASQDNVKVSLAFGLSIATLAQSVGHISGAHLNPAVTLGLLLSCQISILRALMYIVAQCVGAIVATAILSGITSSLPGNSLGRNDLAGGVNSGQGLGIEIIATLQLVLCVLATTDRRRRDLGGSGPLAIGLSVALGHLLAIDYTGCGINPARSFGSSVITHNFSNHWIFWVGPFIGSALAVLIYDFILAPRSSDLTDRMKVWTSGQVEEYDLDADDVNSRVEMKPK